A DNA window from Prevotella intermedia ATCC 25611 = DSM 20706 contains the following coding sequences:
- a CDS encoding M64 family metallopeptidase, with amino-acid sequence MRKINLLLLLLLTGTFAFAQDFQRYFEDATLRIDYNFAGNAHQQTIAVDELCRMPRWYGKKHRLSELPLEGNGQITVRDHRTKEVIYRNSFSTLFQEWLTYDEAKTVKKSFENVFLVPFPKDTADVTIELRDNRRRVTTTLTHTVVPTDILIRRIGEKYVTPYETLQKAADPTRCIHIAYIAEGYTDAEMPAFLNDCRTAMEALFAHEPFKSLRNRFNVVAVKSPSAESGTSIPGKGIWKNTALHSNFDTFYSDRYLTTLHLKTLHNWLAGTPYEHIIVLVNTENYGGGGILNSYNLSMVRHPAFKPVVVHEFGHSFAGLGDEYGYGDMPMYPHDIEPWEPNLTTLVDLKSKWADMVTKNTPLPTPQPADLDKPNAKQDKWKIGAYEPAGYSKHGVYRAFPDCRMRTNQNPNFCPVCQRAITKLVKFYTE; translated from the coding sequence ATGAGGAAAATAAACTTATTGCTATTGCTCCTGCTTACTGGCACCTTTGCTTTTGCGCAGGATTTTCAACGCTATTTTGAAGATGCAACGTTGCGTATAGACTACAATTTCGCAGGAAACGCCCACCAACAAACCATTGCCGTGGACGAGCTTTGCCGTATGCCACGATGGTATGGTAAGAAACACAGGCTCAGCGAGTTGCCTTTGGAGGGCAACGGTCAGATTACGGTGCGCGACCACCGCACGAAGGAGGTAATCTACCGCAATTCTTTCTCTACGCTTTTTCAAGAATGGCTCACTTACGATGAGGCGAAGACCGTCAAGAAATCGTTCGAAAATGTTTTCCTCGTACCTTTCCCAAAAGATACTGCTGACGTTACCATCGAACTGCGCGACAACCGCCGCCGCGTAACGACAACGCTCACACACACCGTTGTGCCCACCGACATACTGATACGGCGCATCGGCGAGAAGTACGTAACGCCTTACGAAACTCTCCAAAAGGCTGCCGACCCCACACGCTGCATACACATTGCCTACATTGCAGAGGGCTACACCGACGCCGAAATGCCCGCTTTCCTCAACGATTGCCGCACGGCGATGGAGGCACTGTTTGCCCACGAGCCGTTCAAATCGTTGCGCAACCGCTTCAATGTGGTAGCCGTGAAGTCGCCATCGGCAGAGAGTGGCACGTCAATCCCTGGCAAAGGAATATGGAAGAACACCGCCCTACACTCCAACTTCGACACCTTTTACAGCGACCGATACCTTACAACGCTGCATCTGAAGACCCTCCACAACTGGTTGGCAGGCACACCTTACGAGCACATCATCGTGTTGGTGAACACCGAAAACTATGGCGGAGGAGGCATATTGAACTCGTACAACCTCTCTATGGTGCGCCACCCAGCTTTCAAGCCAGTTGTGGTACACGAATTCGGACACTCTTTTGCAGGCTTGGGCGACGAGTACGGCTACGGCGATATGCCTATGTATCCGCACGACATAGAACCTTGGGAACCCAACCTTACCACGCTTGTAGACCTAAAATCGAAGTGGGCGGATATGGTAACGAAGAATACACCGCTGCCAACGCCGCAGCCAGCCGACCTCGACAAGCCCAATGCGAAGCAAGATAAGTGGAAGATAGGTGCTTACGAGCCTGCGGGCTACTCTAAACACGGCGTTTACCGTGCCTTTCCCGACTGTCGTATGCGCACAAACCAGAACCCCAACTTTTGCCCAGTGTGCCAACGCGCCATCACAAAGTTGGTTAAGTTCTACACGGAATAA
- a CDS encoding phosphate acyltransferase produces the protein MKNNTSRIADFSQLVENLKETGNKKNVAIVWAEDSHTLEAVEMAYEAGFANPILVCSQQTAEKYEGKYEILFADNPQDASEKAVALVREGRADALMKGFVNTDVLLRAILDKEKGILPKGSVLTHITAAKLPTYPKLLFFTDPAVIPHPTQEQRMAQIRYVTDFCHAFHIEQPKISLIHCSEKPDGKHFPYTEGYLELKKMAADGAFGDCIVDGPLDLKTSCSAEALADKKIDSPIEGEADAVIFPDIEAGNVFYKAITLFAAAETAAVLQGTQVPVVLASRGDTVTSKFYSMALATIISKSNN, from the coding sequence ATGAAGAACAACACAAGCAGAATTGCAGACTTTTCACAGTTGGTGGAAAATCTGAAGGAAACTGGCAACAAGAAGAATGTTGCAATTGTGTGGGCGGAAGACAGCCACACGCTCGAAGCTGTAGAAATGGCATACGAAGCGGGATTTGCCAATCCCATTTTGGTATGTTCGCAGCAGACAGCAGAAAAATACGAAGGCAAATACGAAATTCTTTTTGCAGACAATCCGCAGGACGCTTCCGAGAAAGCAGTGGCACTTGTGCGAGAAGGACGTGCCGATGCGCTGATGAAAGGCTTCGTGAATACCGATGTGCTGTTGCGTGCCATTCTTGACAAAGAAAAGGGAATATTGCCCAAAGGCAGCGTGCTGACACACATCACGGCAGCCAAACTGCCCACGTATCCGAAACTTTTGTTCTTCACCGACCCTGCCGTCATTCCGCATCCTACGCAGGAACAGCGTATGGCACAGATACGATACGTTACCGATTTCTGCCACGCGTTCCACATCGAGCAGCCTAAAATATCGCTCATTCACTGTTCTGAAAAGCCCGACGGAAAGCATTTCCCTTATACAGAAGGCTATTTGGAACTGAAAAAGATGGCTGCCGACGGTGCTTTCGGCGACTGTATCGTAGACGGGCCGCTCGATTTGAAGACGTCGTGCTCGGCAGAAGCACTGGCAGACAAGAAGATTGATTCGCCCATAGAGGGAGAAGCCGATGCCGTAATCTTCCCCGACATCGAGGCTGGCAACGTGTTCTACAAAGCCATAACGCTCTTTGCAGCAGCCGAAACCGCAGCCGTATTGCAGGGCACGCAGGTTCCTGTGGTGCTGGCAAGCCGCGGCGATACCGTAACATCGAAGTTTTACAGTATGGCACTTGCCACTATCATCTCTAAATCAAACAATTAA
- a CDS encoding McrC family protein, giving the protein MRINLTDNNIGRADTQTFLRKDIAALFPIADKTIAELCKQNESLLIFPHSINESDDRIGDSSVINILNTDDAEKVRIATGNIMGFIGVGKLRIKIRSRFDVGRDDYLLHYMLQKVLSFNLFELNHNNEQEDVFDFIMFMFPYFLKAALRQGVYREYQHFKHNDTNLRGAIDISRHIARNIPFVGNIAYSTREYSRDNDMTELVRHTIEFMKTKKYGESVLNIDRETIENVEAIIEHTPLYNKHERNNIVGKNLRIKNHSYYTEYRPLQILCLQILRMEEVKYGENDKEVCGILFDGAWLWEEYVNTILREVGFKHPENKLQKGGIYLFEDRSGIRYPDFYKDDMVLDAKYKQLGSYKRVSNVAPDDVHQLIAYITALHVEKGGFVAPLEQAQSEIPTSYLKGSIASLSIYGIEISKDASSYADFCDKMKKMEAAFVNSIIQ; this is encoded by the coding sequence ATGAGAATTAATCTGACAGACAACAATATCGGACGGGCAGATACCCAAACATTCCTACGAAAGGATATTGCTGCTTTGTTTCCAATTGCAGATAAAACGATTGCTGAACTATGCAAGCAGAACGAAAGCCTGCTCATCTTCCCACACAGCATCAACGAATCTGACGATAGGATTGGCGATTCTTCTGTCATAAACATCTTAAATACCGATGATGCGGAAAAAGTACGCATTGCTACTGGCAATATAATGGGCTTTATCGGTGTAGGCAAACTGCGGATTAAGATTAGGTCAAGGTTTGATGTTGGGCGCGATGATTACCTATTGCATTATATGCTTCAGAAGGTTTTGTCGTTCAATCTTTTCGAACTCAACCATAATAATGAACAGGAAGATGTATTCGATTTCATTATGTTTATGTTTCCGTATTTCCTGAAAGCAGCTTTACGTCAAGGTGTATATAGAGAATATCAGCACTTTAAACATAATGATACCAATCTTAGAGGAGCGATAGACATAAGTCGCCATATTGCACGAAATATCCCTTTTGTTGGCAACATTGCCTATTCGACTCGTGAATACAGTCGCGACAACGATATGACAGAACTTGTTAGACATACCATTGAGTTTATGAAAACCAAGAAATATGGAGAATCTGTCTTGAATATAGACCGCGAAACAATAGAAAACGTAGAAGCAATTATTGAACATACACCTTTATATAATAAGCACGAACGAAACAATATCGTGGGCAAAAACCTCCGAATAAAGAACCATTCATACTATACGGAATATCGACCACTGCAGATTCTTTGCTTACAGATTCTACGAATGGAAGAAGTTAAGTATGGTGAAAACGATAAAGAGGTTTGCGGTATCTTATTCGATGGTGCATGGCTATGGGAAGAATATGTGAATACCATTTTGCGTGAGGTTGGGTTTAAGCACCCAGAAAATAAACTTCAAAAAGGTGGTATATACCTTTTTGAAGACCGTAGCGGCATTCGTTATCCAGATTTCTATAAGGACGATATGGTACTTGACGCTAAATACAAACAACTTGGTAGCTATAAGAGGGTCTCAAATGTAGCACCTGACGATGTACACCAATTGATTGCGTATATAACAGCTTTACATGTAGAGAAGGGAGGCTTTGTTGCTCCATTGGAACAAGCACAGTCTGAAATTCCTACTTCATATCTGAAAGGAAGTATTGCAAGTCTTTCTATATATGGAATTGAAATTAGCAAAGACGCATCATCGTATGCAGATTTCTGTGATAAGATGAAAAAGATGGAAGCGGCATTTGTAAATTCAATAATACAATAG
- the rpmA gene encoding 50S ribosomal protein L27 → MAHKKGVGSSKNGRESHSKRLGVKIGGGQKIIAGNIIVRQRGNKHYPGENVAQGKDDTLYALANGIVYFHRGKYNKSKVSVLSEEAYAAKTQTPEA, encoded by the coding sequence ATGGCTCATAAAAAAGGTGTCGGTAGTTCTAAGAACGGACGCGAATCACATTCAAAGCGTTTAGGTGTTAAAATCGGAGGTGGTCAGAAGATTATCGCAGGCAACATTATCGTACGCCAGCGCGGTAACAAGCACTACCCAGGTGAAAACGTAGCACAAGGTAAAGACGATACTCTCTACGCTCTCGCAAACGGTATCGTTTACTTCCACAGAGGCAAGTACAACAAGAGCAAGGTTTCTGTACTCTCTGAAGAAGCATACGCTGCAAAAACACAAACACCAGAAGCGTAA
- a CDS encoding DUF4421 domain-containing protein, whose translation MPIKAIIFCLLMLLFAPATRAESSRKNISESTEWQRLDSVKWQRPDTTKRWFHRHLRNIGKTMGKMNDIDTTYIEPQRYNFTAMIQNTNNFEVYVLNNQQRHHLTLAPEPAIRIGPYLGWRWIFLGYTIDIKHPFFNSTEQKRKEFDLSLYSSKIGFDLYYRKTGQDFKIRRLSMDDKIDTTPLEGMEFDGVESTVKGFNIYYIFNHRRFSYPAAFSQSTTQRKSAGSPLIGIGYTKHTLKFDWAEFYRLAFKHLKINGKIEDIEDLLETEEIRYTNISVSGGYAYNYVFAHNWLLAASATLGLAYKHSGGKILEDNFSLRRIISNNINFIGTTRFGVVWNNTKWYAGTSLIMHSFSYHREHFSTRNLFGNLNFYVGMNFGKRGKAKQNKDKTATK comes from the coding sequence ATGCCCATCAAAGCCATCATATTCTGCTTGCTGATGCTGCTTTTCGCCCCCGCAACAAGGGCAGAAAGCAGTAGGAAAAACATATCCGAAAGCACAGAGTGGCAACGCCTCGACAGTGTGAAATGGCAACGACCCGACACCACAAAACGCTGGTTCCACCGACATTTGCGCAATATTGGAAAGACAATGGGCAAGATGAACGACATTGATACCACCTACATTGAACCGCAACGGTACAACTTTACGGCGATGATACAGAACACCAACAACTTTGAAGTGTATGTACTGAACAACCAACAACGCCACCATCTGACCCTTGCACCCGAACCAGCGATACGCATAGGTCCCTATCTGGGGTGGCGATGGATATTCCTTGGCTACACCATCGACATTAAACACCCATTCTTCAACAGTACGGAACAGAAGCGAAAGGAGTTCGACTTGAGTCTTTACAGTTCGAAAATAGGCTTCGACCTCTATTATCGGAAGACGGGACAGGACTTCAAGATACGCCGTTTGTCGATGGACGACAAAATCGACACAACCCCTTTGGAGGGTATGGAATTCGACGGAGTGGAGTCTACAGTAAAGGGTTTCAACATCTACTATATATTCAATCATCGCCGTTTCTCCTATCCTGCCGCCTTCAGTCAAAGCACCACACAGCGCAAATCGGCAGGCAGTCCGCTCATCGGCATCGGTTACACGAAGCACACGCTGAAGTTTGACTGGGCAGAATTTTACCGTTTGGCTTTCAAACACCTAAAGATAAACGGCAAGATAGAAGACATTGAGGACTTGCTCGAAACGGAAGAGATACGCTATACCAACATTTCCGTCAGCGGCGGCTACGCCTACAACTACGTGTTTGCACACAACTGGCTGCTTGCAGCATCGGCAACACTCGGTCTTGCCTACAAGCACAGCGGCGGAAAGATATTGGAAGACAACTTCTCGCTGCGCCGAATCATATCCAACAACATCAATTTCATCGGCACAACACGCTTCGGAGTGGTGTGGAACAACACAAAATGGTATGCTGGCACAAGTCTGATAATGCACTCATTCAGCTACCACCGCGAACATTTCTCTACACGCAACCTCTTCGGAAACCTGAATTTCTACGTCGGAATGAACTTCGGAAAGCGAGGAAAAGCAAAGCAAAACAAAGATAAAACAGCAACGAAATGA
- a CDS encoding AAA family ATPase: protein MEKIDIIQTGDVASCDIGVSKEEWLELLKDSAMPIPYKEALIKVFYAPNHRGSCISICNELGGDPQSLNSYITNCGKYVQKKLGRFQIIRPNGKPCYWLVPMAEGKDLPKDSEGTFEWWLRPELTEAIKEYLYWYLVECYKKLRKDIRIDDEKWNEAYKWQLVTECQGKDLISIVNKVRVTNLVYTPSVSPTLDFVIKERPKELEEAIQSLTDGQVLLDKRIQEFYAAMKDIAADVPNDNKQNLYANDERTASAILTCIAPNNYTTYKYGLYKTICQYLNIPPKTAGKCYSHFMELIKPLLHIVENDNELHDLVAPSIENYVKSDLLLAQDVLWSLFVSFPKQLGFLHSLLWRARYWCVGHINEDEDSQLPRFVEEGIWEGIFDKTTEGQRQLKLAKKIKKGDVVIVKSSFTKGPKQDIPCLRIFILGEVTSEKGSIREENTSTIVSYNVNYFWQGQIDFDGSKYGRYRRIIDECTDKDIINHINSVRNDEPTRKYAKYIELLEQNKNLVLTGAPGTGKTFMAQAIAKEMGCSDNEMAFVQFHPSYDYTDFVEGLRPVRDSDNFGFELRNGVFKDFCVKALQSFKDSNQAAKEPSVEVSKVDRKNYVFIIDEINRGDISKIFGELFFAIDPGYRGERGKVNTQYQNIIEDGDPFKDGFFVPENVYIIGTMNDIDRSVENMDFAMRRRFSWVEVTPADTESMLDELSCVEEAKEKMERLNKAIEETEGLGAAYMIGPAYFRKLGENGGDFGKLWKMNIEPLLREYLRGFRNTGEIMNQLSIAYFGKKEEELSNTTELADEN from the coding sequence ATGGAGAAAATAGATATTATTCAAACGGGCGATGTTGCTTCGTGCGACATCGGAGTTAGCAAGGAGGAATGGCTGGAATTGCTGAAGGATTCTGCAATGCCTATCCCTTATAAAGAAGCTTTGATAAAGGTGTTCTACGCCCCAAATCATCGAGGTTCTTGCATTTCTATCTGCAATGAATTGGGTGGCGACCCTCAATCGCTCAATTCTTATATTACCAATTGTGGAAAATATGTTCAGAAAAAGCTGGGCAGGTTTCAGATTATCCGTCCAAATGGAAAGCCATGCTATTGGTTGGTACCTATGGCAGAAGGCAAAGACCTGCCTAAAGACAGTGAGGGAACGTTTGAGTGGTGGCTTCGCCCAGAGCTGACAGAAGCCATCAAAGAATATCTGTACTGGTATTTGGTTGAATGTTACAAAAAACTAAGAAAGGATATTCGTATTGATGATGAAAAATGGAACGAGGCTTATAAGTGGCAACTTGTAACAGAATGCCAAGGCAAAGACCTTATAAGCATTGTCAATAAAGTACGTGTTACGAATTTGGTTTATACACCTTCGGTTAGTCCAACGCTCGATTTTGTGATAAAAGAACGTCCCAAAGAGCTTGAAGAAGCTATCCAATCACTGACAGATGGGCAAGTATTGCTGGATAAGCGCATTCAGGAATTCTATGCCGCCATGAAAGATATAGCAGCAGATGTTCCAAACGATAACAAGCAGAACCTTTATGCAAACGATGAACGTACAGCATCAGCAATACTGACTTGTATCGCCCCCAATAACTATACAACTTATAAATATGGGCTATATAAAACGATTTGCCAATATTTAAATATACCACCAAAGACAGCAGGTAAATGCTATTCTCATTTTATGGAACTCATAAAGCCACTTCTGCATATTGTTGAAAACGACAATGAACTGCACGATTTGGTGGCTCCATCTATTGAGAATTATGTTAAGTCAGACTTGCTTTTAGCACAAGATGTGCTATGGTCGCTCTTCGTTTCATTCCCGAAACAGCTTGGTTTTCTTCACTCGTTGTTGTGGAGAGCTCGTTATTGGTGTGTTGGACACATCAATGAGGATGAGGATTCACAACTGCCCCGCTTTGTAGAAGAAGGTATTTGGGAAGGAATATTCGATAAGACAACGGAGGGACAACGCCAATTGAAGCTTGCCAAGAAAATAAAAAAGGGTGATGTTGTTATTGTAAAATCATCGTTTACCAAAGGTCCAAAACAAGATATACCGTGTCTCCGTATATTCATTCTAGGGGAAGTTACAAGCGAAAAAGGTTCTATAAGGGAAGAAAATACATCGACTATTGTCTCTTATAATGTGAACTACTTCTGGCAAGGACAGATAGATTTCGATGGCTCTAAATATGGCCGTTACCGAAGAATCATCGATGAATGTACGGATAAAGACATAATAAACCATATAAACAGTGTAAGAAACGATGAACCTACGAGGAAGTATGCCAAATACATAGAACTGCTTGAGCAGAACAAAAATTTAGTTCTTACGGGTGCACCCGGAACTGGTAAGACGTTTATGGCGCAGGCAATTGCCAAAGAAATGGGTTGTTCCGACAACGAAATGGCATTTGTACAGTTCCACCCCTCGTACGATTACACCGACTTTGTAGAAGGTTTGCGCCCTGTGAGAGACTCCGACAACTTCGGATTTGAGCTGCGTAACGGTGTCTTTAAGGACTTCTGTGTTAAAGCTTTGCAGAGTTTTAAGGATTCAAACCAAGCTGCTAAAGAGCCGTCGGTAGAAGTTTCGAAAGTTGATAGAAAGAATTATGTGTTCATAATTGATGAGATTAACCGTGGCGATATATCAAAAATCTTCGGCGAATTGTTCTTTGCTATCGACCCAGGATATAGGGGTGAGAGGGGAAAAGTGAATACCCAATACCAAAATATAATAGAAGATGGTGACCCATTCAAGGACGGTTTCTTTGTTCCAGAGAATGTTTACATCATTGGAACAATGAACGACATAGACCGTAGCGTAGAGAATATGGACTTTGCCATGCGCCGTCGCTTTTCTTGGGTAGAGGTTACGCCTGCCGATACGGAATCTATGCTCGACGAACTGTCGTGTGTAGAGGAAGCCAAAGAAAAGATGGAGCGTTTGAATAAAGCCATTGAAGAAACGGAAGGATTAGGGGCTGCTTATATGATAGGACCGGCTTACTTCCGAAAACTTGGCGAAAACGGAGGCGATTTCGGTAAGTTATGGAAGATGAATATAGAGCCATTGCTGAGAGAATATCTTCGTGGATTCCGCAATACAGGCGAAATTATGAATCAACTAAGCATAGCTTACTTTGGTAAAAAAGAAGAAGAGCTTTCAAATACCACAGAATTGGCAGATGAGAATTAA
- a CDS encoding Gfo/Idh/MocA family protein: MKHISWGFIGCGEATERKSGAAFNAVTESHVEAVCSRNARNARTYANQHGIPRWYTDAQLLVNDPNVNAIYIATPPSAHATYAIMAMRAGKPCLIEKPLAASYEDCVRINRVSEQTGVPCFVAYYRRYLPYFKKVKEILQCGAIGKVLTMQIRFAVPATELEDDKSDELPWRLQPQEAGRGYFYDLAPHQIDLLQSLFGVIVKAHGYTANRTGLYEVEDTVNAVFRFESGLCGSGSWSFTAHESAKEDCIEIYGTKGRVIFSIYNYEPITLYTSEGMQYLDIKNPHYVQEPLIRAVVQDLQGYGKCEINSIEATPTNWVMDRILGKY; this comes from the coding sequence ATGAAGCATATTTCTTGGGGATTTATAGGCTGCGGAGAGGCTACGGAACGCAAGTCGGGAGCAGCTTTCAACGCTGTAACCGAGTCGCACGTGGAAGCCGTATGCAGCCGAAATGCCAGAAACGCACGCACTTACGCCAACCAACACGGCATACCACGCTGGTACACCGACGCACAACTGTTGGTGAACGACCCTAACGTGAACGCCATTTACATCGCTACGCCGCCCTCGGCGCACGCCACCTACGCCATTATGGCGATGCGGGCAGGCAAGCCTTGCTTAATAGAGAAGCCGTTGGCAGCGTCGTACGAAGACTGCGTGCGCATCAACCGCGTGTCCGAACAGACGGGCGTGCCCTGCTTTGTGGCTTACTATCGTCGCTATCTGCCTTATTTCAAGAAGGTGAAAGAGATTTTGCAGTGTGGCGCAATCGGCAAGGTGCTCACTATGCAGATACGCTTTGCCGTGCCTGCAACGGAACTCGAAGACGACAAATCGGACGAGCTGCCGTGGCGATTGCAGCCCCAAGAGGCAGGCAGAGGCTATTTCTACGACCTTGCGCCCCATCAGATTGACTTGCTTCAGAGTCTGTTCGGCGTCATCGTAAAGGCTCACGGATACACCGCAAACCGCACTGGGCTGTACGAAGTGGAAGATACGGTGAACGCAGTGTTCCGCTTTGAAAGCGGACTTTGTGGCAGTGGGTCGTGGAGTTTCACCGCTCACGAGAGTGCAAAGGAGGACTGTATCGAGATTTACGGCACGAAAGGGCGCGTCATCTTCTCGATTTACAACTATGAACCCATTACCCTTTACACCAGCGAAGGTATGCAATACCTCGACATAAAGAACCCTCATTATGTGCAAGAGCCCCTTATCCGTGCGGTGGTGCAAGACCTTCAAGGCTACGGTAAATGCGAAATCAACAGCATAGAAGCTACGCCTACCAACTGGGTAATGGACAGAATCTTAGGCAAATACTGA
- the buk gene encoding butyrate kinase yields MAYKILAINPGSTSTKISVAHDIEPLFVEDVKHLRSDLEHFHTIFDQYEYRKQHILQELERRNIPLDFDAVVGRGGLAKAVESGVYRVTPEMIEDQRTAPHQHPCDLGCKLAYEIAEMIPGCQSFIADPGVVDEMAPEAHVTGLPEVPRICIWHALNQKAVARRYARENNTSYEKLNLIIAHLGGGISFAAHQQGRAIDANNALSGDGPFSPERTGTLPMLEIVRLCYNSGLSEEQMIKKICSQGGLLAHLGTNDFREIRKRIDAGDDHAQLIISAMIWNVAKAIAAEGAVLCGKIDAVILTGGMCYSEYLVGELKKRISYLAPVVVYPGQDEMLALTENALAALEGKQEVKVY; encoded by the coding sequence ATGGCATACAAGATTTTAGCGATTAACCCTGGGTCTACTTCTACCAAAATATCGGTAGCCCACGACATTGAACCGCTTTTCGTAGAAGATGTAAAGCACTTGCGCAGCGACCTTGAACATTTTCATACCATATTCGACCAGTATGAATACCGTAAGCAACACATACTTCAGGAATTGGAACGCCGCAACATTCCGCTCGACTTCGATGCTGTCGTAGGGCGTGGCGGACTTGCTAAGGCTGTTGAAAGTGGTGTATATAGAGTTACGCCAGAGATGATTGAAGACCAGCGAACAGCCCCTCACCAACACCCATGCGACCTCGGTTGCAAGTTGGCATACGAGATTGCAGAGATGATACCCGGCTGCCAGAGCTTCATTGCCGACCCCGGTGTGGTAGACGAAATGGCACCCGAAGCACACGTTACTGGACTTCCTGAAGTTCCACGCATCTGCATTTGGCACGCACTGAACCAGAAAGCAGTGGCTCGCCGCTATGCACGCGAAAACAATACATCGTACGAAAAGCTGAACCTTATTATCGCTCACCTCGGCGGTGGCATTTCTTTCGCAGCCCATCAGCAGGGACGTGCCATCGACGCCAACAACGCTTTGTCGGGCGACGGACCTTTCTCGCCAGAGCGTACAGGTACGCTGCCTATGCTCGAAATCGTTCGTTTGTGCTACAACAGCGGACTCAGCGAGGAGCAAATGATAAAGAAGATATGCTCGCAAGGCGGTTTGCTCGCACACTTGGGCACCAACGACTTCCGAGAAATAAGGAAACGCATCGACGCAGGCGACGACCACGCACAGCTCATCATATCGGCTATGATATGGAACGTGGCGAAGGCGATTGCTGCCGAAGGTGCTGTGCTCTGCGGAAAGATAGACGCCGTAATCCTCACAGGTGGTATGTGTTACAGCGAATACCTTGTTGGCGAACTGAAAAAGCGCATCAGCTACCTTGCCCCCGTCGTGGTTTACCCTGGTCAGGACGAAATGCTCGCCCTCACAGAGAATGCCTTGGCGGCGTTGGAAGGCAAGCAGGAAGTAAAGGTTTACTAA
- the rplU gene encoding 50S ribosomal protein L21, with translation MYAIVEINGQQFKVEEGKKLFVNHIKDAEEGKTVEFDKVLLLDNEGTVTVGAPTVSGAKVVAEVVNPLVKGDKVIVFKMKRRKDSRKKNGHRSHFTQVEIKTINA, from the coding sequence ATGTACGCAATTGTAGAAATTAACGGTCAGCAGTTTAAAGTCGAAGAAGGCAAGAAGCTCTTCGTAAACCACATCAAAGATGCGGAAGAAGGCAAGACTGTTGAGTTTGACAAAGTTCTGCTCTTAGACAACGAGGGAACAGTCACAGTTGGCGCACCTACTGTCAGTGGTGCAAAAGTAGTAGCCGAGGTGGTAAACCCACTTGTAAAGGGTGACAAGGTAATCGTCTTCAAGATGAAGCGTCGTAAGGACAGCCGCAAGAAGAACGGTCATCGCTCACACTTCACACAGGTAGAGATTAAAACAATTAACGCTTAA
- a CDS encoding N-acetylmuramoyl-L-alanine amidase-like domain-containing protein, producing MRTIRFFLPLAMFALLSVGNATTTRTVRHASALAAQKHSQQGTKKAATTDADRIERLLADLLPLRSKLSKEDMILKVARHFIGIPYVAHTLDRNSEETLVVNTREMDCTTYLENVIAVLLCVDRNQSRFSDFTRMLQSIRYRQGHLSYENRLHYYQWWVTDNQQMGFVKEIETPNPPFTATQRLKINYMSENYKSYDMLRNHPKRVAALKKIEDQTNGTVVRYIPKSQLTNTALLRKVVRNGDIIAITTNKRNLDTTHLGFAVWHSDGLHLLNASSLKKNGKQVVEPKETLYQYLMQRQQNPGIRVARLIFDNLC from the coding sequence ATGAGGACAATAAGATTTTTTCTGCCACTCGCAATGTTTGCCCTGCTCTCGGTTGGCAACGCAACAACCACCCGAACCGTCCGCCACGCCTCTGCCCTTGCAGCTCAAAAGCACAGCCAACAAGGCACGAAAAAGGCTGCAACAACGGACGCCGACCGTATAGAACGCCTGCTTGCCGACCTGCTACCCTTACGTTCAAAACTGTCAAAGGAGGATATGATACTGAAAGTGGCACGCCATTTCATCGGCATTCCCTACGTTGCACACACGCTCGACCGCAACAGCGAGGAAACGCTCGTGGTGAACACGAGGGAGATGGACTGCACTACTTACCTCGAAAACGTTATCGCTGTGCTGCTCTGCGTAGACCGAAACCAAAGCCGTTTCAGCGATTTCACACGTATGTTGCAAAGCATTCGCTACCGACAGGGGCACCTTTCTTACGAAAACCGACTGCACTACTATCAGTGGTGGGTAACCGACAACCAGCAAATGGGCTTCGTCAAGGAAATAGAAACGCCGAATCCGCCCTTCACCGCCACACAACGGCTGAAGATAAACTACATGAGCGAGAACTACAAAAGCTACGATATGCTGCGCAACCACCCAAAACGCGTGGCAGCACTGAAGAAAATAGAAGACCAAACCAACGGCACAGTGGTGCGATACATACCCAAAAGCCAGCTTACAAACACTGCGTTGCTCCGCAAAGTAGTGCGCAACGGCGACATTATCGCCATTACCACCAACAAACGCAACCTCGACACAACGCATTTGGGCTTCGCCGTGTGGCACAGCGACGGACTTCACCTGCTGAACGCATCGAGTCTGAAGAAAAACGGCAAGCAAGTGGTAGAACCGAAAGAAACCCTTTACCAGTATCTAATGCAGCGACAGCAGAACCCAGGCATACGTGTGGCAAGGCTGATATTCGATAATCTTTGTTAA